A DNA window from Candidatus Neomarinimicrobiota bacterium contains the following coding sequences:
- a CDS encoding geranylgeranylglycerol-phosphate geranylgeranyltransferase, whose amino-acid sequence MKAVVALFTLFRPLNLLLGASAVLISSAILESMGNFHTVIKAILVVVFLNAAANAFNDHRDLETDRINRRNRPLPLGKISPRTALASSLVLFGMGIVVSAFINPAAFFIATLIATPLMIAYSLWLKGWPLVGNIVVSVIIGLTFVFAGAAFGNVGGMFTAALLAFGLTMVREIIKDIADKEGDKAANLNTFPARFGIQTSIRLAIFLIFFLAVGVVIPYWYGAYGKLYLIVLALGIEIPLLFIVFFLMIFPSIRTCKISSQILKGCIVAGLLAIYLG is encoded by the coding sequence GTGAAAGCGGTCGTCGCTCTTTTCACTCTGTTCCGTCCTCTCAATCTTCTGCTGGGCGCCAGCGCGGTCCTTATCTCATCCGCTATTCTCGAATCTATGGGGAATTTCCACACCGTCATCAAGGCCATTCTTGTGGTGGTTTTCCTTAATGCGGCGGCAAATGCTTTCAACGACCATAGGGACTTGGAAACGGACCGCATCAACCGGCGTAATCGACCCCTTCCCCTGGGCAAGATCAGTCCACGAACGGCCCTTGCATCTTCATTGGTTCTCTTCGGCATGGGAATCGTGGTCTCTGCGTTCATAAATCCGGCCGCTTTCTTCATTGCCACTCTTATCGCCACTCCCCTCATGATCGCATACAGCCTGTGGCTGAAAGGGTGGCCACTGGTGGGAAACATCGTTGTTTCTGTCATCATCGGGCTTACTTTTGTTTTTGCGGGAGCGGCTTTCGGAAACGTCGGGGGAATGTTCACTGCTGCCCTCCTCGCCTTTGGTCTCACCATGGTCCGGGAAATCATAAAGGATATAGCTGACAAAGAGGGCGATAAAGCGGCAAACCTCAATACATTTCCCGCACGTTTTGGTATCCAAACGTCCATCAGACTTGCTATCTTCCTTATCTTTTTTCTGGCTGTTGGCGTTGTTATCCCCTACTGGTACGGGGCATACGGAAAACTTTATCTTATTGTGCTCGCTTTGGGAATTGAAATTCCTCTACTTTTCATCGTATTTTTCCTCATGATATTTCCTTCAATCAGGACCTGTAAGATCTCATCCCAGATTCTCAAAGGTTGCATCGTCGCCGGATTGTTGGCCATCTACTTGGGTTAG
- the dtd gene encoding D-aminoacyl-tRNA deacylase produces the protein MIAVLQRVSNARVVVDSTTSGEINQGLLIFLGVCQGDTEEHGEFLTRKISNFRIFNDDAGKMNLSIKDVKGASLVVSQFTLCADWKKGRRPSFVRAAPPSLGKDLYERFVQQLADQGVLVQSGVFGAMMEVNLTNDGPVTFVLDSNDRN, from the coding sequence ATGATCGCCGTTCTTCAGCGCGTTTCGAATGCCCGGGTTGTGGTGGATAGCACCACTTCCGGCGAGATTAATCAAGGACTATTAATCTTCCTGGGTGTCTGTCAGGGAGACACAGAAGAGCACGGTGAATTTCTCACCCGGAAGATATCCAATTTCCGCATCTTCAACGACGATGCGGGAAAGATGAATCTCTCCATCAAGGATGTAAAGGGGGCATCATTGGTGGTTAGCCAGTTCACACTTTGCGCAGATTGGAAAAAAGGTCGCCGGCCCAGTTTTGTTCGGGCAGCACCCCCGAGCCTGGGGAAAGACCTGTACGAAAGATTTGTCCAGCAACTCGCAGATCAGGGAGTCCTCGTTCAATCTGGCGTTTTCGGGGCAATGATGGAAGTCAACCTTACGAATGACGGTCCTGTGACGTTCGTTCTGGACAGTAACGACCGCAATTAG
- a CDS encoding flagellar motor protein MotB, producing the protein MPRRVSKLSFDEARSKRTAWAVTFGDMVTLLLTFFVMLLVIMNDAEKHVDRVINMLLDETYKELHNQLHSAYVSVERVTKGVKVTLASGQLFRSGDSQLRPEVYPLIQQIGMIIKMSRLVKIQEDPELRPFVEAVEKKDHFLNIEIRCEGHTDNVPLPDELKYKWETNWELSTARALNVVEHLRQFAGISEDKFSAMGYGEFRPVDSNESPEGRANNRRVEVYLDAFLTTKTLTL; encoded by the coding sequence ATGCCTCGACGGGTATCCAAACTGTCATTCGATGAAGCCAGGTCAAAACGGACCGCCTGGGCCGTGACTTTTGGTGATATGGTCACCCTTCTCCTCACATTTTTTGTCATGCTCCTGGTGATCATGAACGATGCCGAGAAACACGTGGACCGTGTCATCAATATGCTTCTCGACGAAACCTACAAAGAACTCCACAATCAGCTCCACTCTGCCTACGTCTCCGTGGAACGGGTTACAAAAGGGGTTAAGGTTACCCTGGCCAGCGGGCAACTCTTTCGTTCCGGTGATTCCCAACTCCGTCCTGAAGTGTATCCCCTGATTCAGCAAATCGGTATGATTATCAAGATGTCCAGGCTGGTGAAGATCCAGGAGGATCCCGAATTGAGACCCTTCGTTGAGGCGGTTGAAAAGAAGGACCATTTTCTGAACATAGAAATCAGATGCGAGGGGCATACGGATAACGTTCCCCTGCCCGATGAATTAAAGTACAAATGGGAAACCAACTGGGAGCTGTCCACGGCAAGAGCGCTGAATGTTGTAGAACACCTGAGGCAATTTGCCGGAATCAGTGAAGATAAGTTCTCTGCGATGGGATACGGTGAATTCCGCCCTGTTGACTCCAATGAGTCCCCAGAGGGCCGTGCAAACAACCGGCGCGTGGAAGTCTACCTGGACGCTTTTCTCACGACGAAAACCCTTACCCTTTGA
- the prfA gene encoding peptide chain release factor 1 yields MLEKIKKIIEKSEALASQLADPEILSDPKRLREISKQHHELEPLVKKGKSYLKVMDQIEEDEALLGGDDLELKALVKEELDELAQKREVLEEELKLLLLPKDPRDDRNTIVEIRAGTGGEEAALFAADLFRMYSRYAERKGWQLTALSSSETGNKGFKEIIFSLEGEEVFGEMKFEGGVHRVQRVPETEASGRIHTSAATVAVLPEASEIEVDIDPADLRIDTFRASGHGGQHVNKTESAVRITHMPTNLVVTCQDEKSQHKNRMAAMKVLRSRLLALEGEKQRAKRDQARKSMISTGDRSAKIRTYNFPQSRVTDHRIDVTLYKLDDILDGDISVLVEKLRIGDQVERLKAETLN; encoded by the coding sequence ATGCTTGAAAAGATAAAAAAAATAATCGAAAAGTCTGAGGCCCTCGCAAGCCAGTTGGCTGATCCTGAAATCCTCTCGGATCCAAAGCGATTGCGGGAAATCTCCAAGCAGCACCATGAGCTGGAGCCCCTGGTAAAAAAAGGGAAGTCTTATCTCAAGGTGATGGATCAAATTGAAGAGGATGAGGCTCTTCTTGGTGGCGATGATCTCGAACTGAAAGCCCTTGTGAAAGAAGAACTTGATGAGTTAGCTCAAAAGCGGGAAGTGCTGGAAGAGGAGCTCAAACTTCTTCTTCTTCCCAAAGATCCAAGAGATGATAGGAACACCATTGTGGAAATAAGAGCGGGAACAGGGGGAGAAGAGGCCGCCCTTTTTGCTGCTGATCTCTTCCGCATGTACAGTCGATATGCGGAACGTAAGGGGTGGCAATTGACCGCCTTAAGCAGCAGTGAAACGGGCAACAAGGGATTCAAAGAGATCATTTTTTCCCTGGAAGGAGAAGAGGTCTTCGGAGAGATGAAATTTGAGGGAGGCGTCCACCGGGTACAGAGAGTCCCGGAAACGGAAGCGAGCGGCCGTATTCACACCTCCGCTGCCACCGTTGCCGTACTCCCGGAAGCGAGTGAAATTGAAGTGGATATCGATCCTGCGGACCTGAGAATCGATACTTTCCGTGCCAGTGGTCATGGCGGACAACATGTCAACAAGACGGAATCAGCCGTTAGAATCACACACATGCCCACAAATCTTGTCGTAACCTGCCAGGACGAAAAATCGCAGCACAAAAACCGGATGGCCGCTATGAAAGTGCTTCGATCTCGACTGCTGGCCCTTGAGGGTGAAAAGCAGCGAGCAAAGCGAGATCAGGCCCGAAAGAGCATGATCTCTACAGGCGATCGAAGTGCAAAAATCCGTACCTATAACTTTCCTCAAAGCCGAGTCACAGATCACCGGATCGATGTTACTCTATACAAACTCGATGATATCTTGGACGGTGACATATCGGTGCTCGTGGAGAAACTCCGTATAGGCGACCAGGTGGAGCGCCTGAAGGCCGAAACGCTCAACTAA
- a CDS encoding septum formation initiator family protein has protein sequence MKPRRRRRKLRRDPPRKRHKSRSSLVPKLLLLVGVILVIIFFFGDHGIYRLYEMKREKKHVLKDIDRLREEQRELDQNKERLENDLEYIEKLARERHRMAKPGEKVFKVVEEPKK, from the coding sequence GTGAAACCGCGGAGAAGGCGACGGAAGCTGCGGAGGGACCCTCCCAGAAAGAGACATAAGAGCCGGAGCTCGCTCGTTCCCAAGCTCCTGCTGCTTGTGGGTGTTATTTTAGTAATTATTTTCTTTTTTGGGGATCACGGAATCTATCGTCTCTATGAAATGAAACGGGAAAAGAAGCACGTCCTCAAGGACATTGACCGTTTAAGAGAAGAACAACGGGAGCTGGATCAGAACAAGGAACGGTTGGAGAACGATCTTGAGTATATTGAAAAGCTGGCCCGGGAACGGCATCGCATGGCAAAGCCAGGGGAAAAAGTTTTCAAGGTGGTGGAAGAACCCAAGAAATGA
- the prmC gene encoding peptide chain release factor N(5)-glutamine methyltransferase, with the protein MSASPGTDRHWRVIELLKRGERHFSSHGFDSPRREIEWLLMGLLSVSRLDLYLNFEKVVHAHQLETLRSWVKRRISREPPQYITGKTEFFGLPISVDPHVLIPRPETERLIEVTLNMATKTGAKRIVDVGTGSGCIAIALAANLESVGIVAIDNDETVLEVGKKNAELNDVEERISFQKRDVFSDHLTETYDLLVSNPPYISESELDTVMPEVRDFEPLSALTDGEDGLKFYRLFAKKGRTWVKKGGYLLLEVGLGSHPRRVKALFQDAGFENVTVFQDYNGDDRVAAIEVAP; encoded by the coding sequence GTGTCCGCTTCCCCTGGAACAGATCGGCACTGGCGAGTTATTGAACTTCTCAAGCGGGGCGAACGCCATTTTTCTTCTCACGGATTTGACTCCCCACGGAGGGAAATTGAATGGCTCTTGATGGGTCTACTCTCCGTTTCACGCCTTGACCTTTACCTCAACTTCGAAAAGGTCGTCCACGCACATCAATTGGAGACTCTCAGGTCATGGGTTAAACGCCGCATTTCCCGTGAACCACCACAGTACATAACGGGAAAAACGGAATTTTTCGGACTTCCCATCTCCGTGGACCCTCACGTATTGATTCCCCGTCCCGAAACGGAACGACTGATAGAAGTAACCTTGAATATGGCTACAAAAACCGGCGCAAAACGGATCGTCGATGTGGGTACCGGCAGTGGATGTATCGCCATTGCCCTGGCGGCCAATCTTGAATCCGTAGGAATTGTGGCAATCGACAATGATGAAACCGTTCTTGAAGTTGGGAAAAAGAATGCGGAACTGAATGACGTAGAAGAACGGATATCGTTTCAGAAAAGGGATGTCTTTTCTGACCACCTGACCGAAACGTACGATCTTCTCGTGAGCAACCCTCCATATATTTCAGAAAGCGAACTCGACACAGTCATGCCTGAGGTGAGAGACTTTGAGCCCTTGAGTGCGCTCACGGACGGTGAAGACGGACTGAAATTCTACCGCCTGTTTGCGAAAAAGGGAAGAACCTGGGTGAAAAAAGGTGGCTATCTTTTGCTGGAGGTGGGACTCGGTTCGCACCCTCGGCGGGTGAAGGCCCTCTTTCAGGATGCAGGATTTGAAAACGTGACAGTCTTCCAGGACTATAACGGCGATGACCGTGTCGCCGCCATTGAAGTAGCACCATGA
- a CDS encoding DNA polymerase III subunit alpha produces the protein MASEFIHLHNHSDYSLLDGAQTVSTLVDTVGDLDMDSVALTEHGNLFSAIDFYTAARKASINPILGCEVYVAQGSRFDKTPRRDRGWGNNHLVLLVQNFTGYQNLMKLVTVGYLEGFYYRPRVDKDLLRKHNEGLICLSACLKGEIQEFALKGEYEKARNTALEFAEIFPGRFYLELQHHSLPDEEESRQVVARLASELDLPLVATNDCHYARHEHADAHDVMFCLGTGKDRNDPKRQRYATPEFYLKSQDQMWKLFKEYPQAMENTRQIANNCNLEIPLGENLLPSFPLPPDAGTKDPDEYLTARCRKRLEALYKPATAEVEERLEYELKVIRKMGYAGYFLIVMDFVNYAKGKKIPVGPGRGSVAGSLVAYTLGITTIDPIKHDLLFERFLNPERVSMPDIDIDFCYERRSEVIDYIKLKYGENSVTQIITFGKLKARQVVRDVGRVLGLSYGEVDRIAKMIPAGPGITLDAALKMSPELQKIAGKNKIYEELIEFSRTLEGMNRHASTHAAGVVIGPGELTDYIPLYRSPQGDITSQYDMKGLENLGLLKMDFLGLRNLTVIDQTIELLKERGIKIDIGQIPLDDSRVYKIFSQGNTVGVFQFESTGMREYLKKLRPNGIEDLIAMNALYRPGPMEHINDFIKRKHGRKKIDYIHPHLEPILKETYGIIVYQEQVMQIANKIAGFSLAQADIMRRAMGKKRRGLMSRQQKAFVEGAVKNETSREVARKIFGMIEKFAQYGFNKSHSTAYAFIAYQTAYLKTHYPSEFMAANLTTEMTNTPRVVTLINECQKLGITVHPPDVMESDIYFKVMDEKSISFGLNAIKNVGAKALRNIIAMRTKHGPFENHFQFCKPLDLRLANRKVIESLIAAGAMDSLEGNRAQKYASVEAALKFSQQFQSELNGDQFSMFDVSDSEETLFRSTPRLPDLPEWSESEKLKREKALMGFYLTGHPLLKYADELEEYSNYDFSDPANDTELREIRLAGVIQDTRYHFDRKDQQMAFFSLECLGGRADVLVFHKTFKQYRGLIKDDNLVFVRGRPTTPLAEDTPKMIADEILSQEDVQNRHSKKLNILVELDKMKDEDVDSLFKLAKENEGDSPLFFHVQDREGNGKKILTHKVRVSLNPTFLKRLKGLYGDQNVWVD, from the coding sequence GTGGCATCGGAATTCATCCACCTTCATAATCACTCCGACTACAGCCTCCTTGACGGCGCCCAGACGGTGTCCACGCTGGTGGACACTGTGGGTGATCTCGACATGGACAGCGTCGCTCTCACGGAACACGGAAATCTCTTTTCGGCCATCGATTTCTACACAGCGGCCAGGAAAGCCAGCATCAATCCTATCCTCGGGTGTGAAGTATATGTGGCCCAGGGGAGCCGCTTTGACAAGACGCCCAGAAGAGATAGAGGCTGGGGTAACAACCATCTGGTGCTTCTGGTACAGAACTTCACGGGATACCAGAATTTGATGAAACTGGTAACGGTGGGATACCTGGAAGGATTCTATTATCGTCCACGTGTTGACAAAGACCTTTTGCGTAAGCACAATGAGGGGTTGATCTGCCTTTCAGCCTGTCTGAAAGGAGAGATTCAGGAATTTGCACTGAAGGGGGAATATGAAAAGGCAAGGAACACGGCACTGGAATTTGCCGAGATTTTTCCCGGCCGTTTCTACCTGGAGCTTCAGCATCACAGTCTTCCCGATGAAGAGGAATCGCGACAGGTGGTCGCCAGGCTTGCCAGTGAACTGGATCTCCCTCTCGTGGCCACCAACGACTGCCACTACGCCCGACACGAACATGCCGACGCTCACGACGTCATGTTCTGTCTCGGGACGGGCAAGGATCGTAACGATCCCAAACGTCAGCGGTACGCCACACCGGAATTCTATCTCAAATCCCAGGATCAGATGTGGAAACTGTTCAAGGAATACCCCCAGGCAATGGAGAACACACGCCAGATTGCGAACAACTGCAATCTGGAAATCCCCTTGGGAGAGAACCTGCTGCCATCTTTCCCCCTTCCCCCAGATGCCGGCACGAAAGATCCCGATGAGTATTTGACGGCCAGATGCCGAAAACGACTTGAGGCTCTCTACAAACCTGCCACCGCCGAAGTGGAGGAACGACTCGAGTATGAACTGAAGGTCATAAGAAAAATGGGATATGCTGGATATTTCCTTATTGTTATGGACTTCGTCAACTATGCGAAGGGCAAGAAAATCCCGGTGGGACCAGGGAGGGGATCCGTGGCTGGGAGTTTGGTGGCCTATACCCTGGGGATAACCACTATCGATCCCATCAAGCACGATCTTCTGTTCGAACGGTTCCTGAATCCAGAGCGAGTGTCCATGCCCGACATCGATATTGATTTTTGCTATGAGCGCCGGTCGGAGGTAATTGACTATATCAAGCTGAAGTATGGGGAAAACTCGGTAACCCAGATTATCACATTTGGGAAATTGAAAGCCCGTCAGGTGGTTCGTGACGTGGGGCGGGTCCTGGGACTGAGTTATGGGGAGGTTGACAGGATCGCCAAAATGATCCCCGCGGGTCCCGGTATCACCCTCGATGCGGCCCTCAAGATGAGCCCGGAACTCCAGAAGATAGCCGGGAAGAATAAGATTTACGAAGAACTCATAGAATTTTCCAGGACGCTGGAAGGAATGAACCGACATGCCTCAACGCATGCGGCGGGCGTTGTCATCGGTCCCGGAGAACTTACTGACTATATCCCCCTCTATCGATCCCCACAGGGTGACATCACTTCCCAATATGACATGAAGGGGCTCGAGAACCTGGGACTGTTGAAGATGGATTTCCTGGGCCTTCGGAATCTGACGGTGATCGATCAGACGATAGAACTTCTGAAGGAGCGCGGGATAAAGATCGATATTGGCCAGATACCGCTGGATGACTCGAGGGTCTACAAGATATTTTCACAGGGAAACACTGTGGGAGTATTCCAATTTGAGTCCACCGGGATGCGTGAGTATCTCAAGAAACTCAGGCCCAACGGGATCGAAGATCTTATCGCCATGAATGCCCTTTATAGGCCGGGGCCCATGGAGCACATAAACGATTTCATAAAGCGGAAACACGGACGCAAGAAAATCGACTACATCCATCCCCATCTCGAGCCCATCTTGAAGGAGACATACGGCATCATCGTTTACCAGGAGCAGGTGATGCAAATCGCCAACAAGATTGCAGGCTTTTCTCTTGCCCAGGCGGATATCATGCGGCGGGCCATGGGGAAAAAAAGACGAGGGCTCATGAGCAGACAACAGAAGGCCTTTGTTGAAGGAGCCGTGAAGAACGAAACCTCAAGAGAGGTGGCTCGAAAAATATTCGGTATGATCGAGAAGTTTGCCCAATATGGATTCAATAAAAGTCACAGTACCGCGTACGCATTCATCGCCTATCAGACAGCATATCTGAAAACCCACTACCCATCAGAGTTCATGGCAGCCAATCTCACCACTGAAATGACGAATACACCGCGCGTGGTCACCCTCATTAACGAATGTCAGAAGCTGGGTATTACGGTTCATCCCCCCGATGTGATGGAATCGGATATCTATTTCAAGGTGATGGATGAAAAATCCATTTCCTTTGGTCTGAACGCCATCAAGAACGTGGGTGCTAAGGCACTCAGGAACATTATCGCCATGCGAACGAAGCATGGACCGTTCGAAAACCATTTCCAATTCTGCAAGCCTCTCGACCTGCGACTGGCCAATCGAAAAGTCATTGAGAGTCTGATTGCAGCGGGAGCCATGGATTCTCTCGAGGGCAACAGGGCTCAGAAGTACGCATCCGTTGAGGCGGCCCTGAAGTTTTCCCAGCAGTTTCAGTCGGAACTCAACGGGGATCAGTTTTCCATGTTCGATGTTTCGGATTCTGAGGAAACGCTGTTCCGTTCCACTCCCCGGCTGCCGGATCTCCCAGAATGGTCGGAATCCGAAAAGCTCAAACGGGAGAAGGCCCTCATGGGCTTTTACCTCACAGGCCATCCCCTTCTCAAGTATGCCGATGAGCTCGAAGAATACTCAAACTACGATTTTTCCGATCCCGCAAACGATACGGAATTGCGCGAAATTCGTCTGGCGGGTGTCATTCAGGATACACGGTACCACTTTGACAGGAAAGATCAACAGATGGCCTTTTTCAGTCTTGAGTGCCTCGGTGGGAGAGCCGACGTACTTGTCTTTCACAAAACCTTTAAGCAGTACAGAGGTCTCATCAAGGATGACAATCTCGTTTTTGTGCGGGGCCGCCCTACGACGCCCCTTGCGGAGGACACGCCCAAAATGATCGCTGACGAAATTCTCTCACAGGAGGACGTTCAGAACCGCCATTCCAAAAAACTGAACATCCTTGTGGAACTGGACAAAATGAAAGATGAGGATGTCGATTCGCTCTTCAAATTGGCCAAGGAAAATGAAGGGGATTCTCCCCTCTTTTTCCATGTTCAGGATAGAGAAGGCAACGGCAAGAAGATACTGACTCATAAGGTACGGGTCTCCTTGAATCCCACTTTCCTTAAGAGACTCAAGGGACTCTACGGTGACCAAAACGTCTGGGTGGATTGA
- a CDS encoding MotA/TolQ/ExbB proton channel family protein, with translation MDLGTALGLLLGVGFIAAGIVSNHGDLRWFLDFDAILIVLGGTFAATLVNYPVKNVLGIFKILTQAFRREDVGHQGVIDQLVEKAEKGRKKGIMSLETDLDGISDHFLRGGLELAINERDPVRLRNYLELELSNMERRHSLGQEIFLYMGAYSPAFGLLGTVLGLIIMMTHFSSTENVGIAGIEFDVAKRFAELLGGMGLALITTFYGILLSNLVFLPLAGKLKRKSEEELMLKDILVEGIIGIHAKEHPILLREKLMTFVPQSKRTEET, from the coding sequence ATGGATTTGGGCACGGCTCTGGGACTTCTTCTGGGCGTAGGATTCATTGCCGCAGGCATCGTAAGTAACCACGGTGATCTCCGGTGGTTTCTCGATTTTGATGCCATCTTAATCGTACTGGGGGGCACATTTGCTGCCACGCTTGTTAACTATCCCGTGAAGAATGTCCTGGGAATATTCAAAATCCTGACCCAAGCCTTCCGCAGAGAAGATGTTGGACATCAGGGCGTTATCGACCAGCTGGTTGAGAAGGCAGAGAAGGGAAGGAAAAAGGGGATCATGTCCCTGGAGACCGATCTTGATGGAATCTCCGACCATTTCCTGAGGGGTGGTCTCGAGCTGGCCATCAATGAACGGGATCCCGTCCGTCTGCGCAACTATCTGGAACTGGAACTTTCCAACATGGAGCGGCGGCACAGTCTGGGACAGGAAATCTTTCTGTATATGGGTGCTTATTCCCCTGCATTCGGATTGCTGGGAACGGTCCTGGGACTTATCATTATGATGACCCACTTTTCCTCTACGGAGAACGTTGGAATTGCCGGGATCGAGTTCGACGTGGCCAAGCGATTTGCAGAACTTCTTGGGGGAATGGGGCTGGCCCTCATTACCACCTTTTACGGCATTCTACTGTCAAACCTCGTGTTCCTCCCCCTGGCGGGGAAGCTGAAACGAAAGTCCGAAGAAGAATTGATGCTGAAAGACATCCTGGTGGAAGGTATAATCGGAATCCACGCAAAAGAACATCCTATCCTTCTGAGAGAGAAACTGATGACGTTTGTTCCCCAGAGCAAGCGAACGGAAGAGACGTAG